A window of the Cicer arietinum cultivar CDC Frontier isolate Library 1 chromosome 6, Cicar.CDCFrontier_v2.0, whole genome shotgun sequence genome harbors these coding sequences:
- the LOC101507438 gene encoding uncharacterized protein — MKEAMARRRKLNIRHRASDNEGIQSTSNNTNSTNVEGSNVAETRSSPCHAEGVIRESVESHSIPSDIEVEEEQIEKEVEPKRARGPTKMLDVWEMEHGDLIIVNLDKYGRPIGEEGTTLTRFIGSVARRYQYAPINYKSWKVMPNDYKEEMLKLIEVL, encoded by the exons ATGAA AGAAGCAATGGCTCGAAGAAGAAAGTTAAATATTCGACATCGAGCAAGTGATAATGAAGGAATTCAGTCTACTTCTAATAATACAAACTCAACCAATGTAGAAGGAAGTAATGTTGCAGAAACTCGTTCTAGTCCTTGTCATGCAGAAGGTGTCATACGTGAGTCTGTAGAATCTCACTCAATTCCCTCTGATATAGAAGTTGAAgaagaacaaattgaaaaag aAGTAGAGCCTAAACGGGCTAGAGGTCCTACAAAAATGTTAGATGTATGGGAAATGGAACATGGTGATTTAATAATCGTTAATTTGGACAAATATGGTCGACCCATTGGTGAGGAAGGGACAACTCTAACTCGTTTCATTGGTAGCGTAGCTAGAAGGTATCAATATGCTCCTATCAACTACAAGTCATGGAAAGTTATGCCAAATGATTACAAAGaagaaatgttgaaattaataGAGGTATTATGA
- the LOC101507116 gene encoding uncharacterized protein codes for MDREWMCDPSKKSEEYIRGVNEFLEFAFQNSQINGKIMCPCTKCANCHSYSRVCVYEHLTDPHRGFLRGYRQWIYHGEKPRTSSSATKQNVEMEHDMDGLVHDVFGVHSTEEPICGEGERIPEVRENSKFYEFVKENEQMLYPNCKKYSKLSFMVHLYHLKCLHGWSDKSFSMLLDLLRDALPEENVLPKSYYETKKIVSGLGLGYEKIHACPNDCILYWDKYAKYEVCPKCSTSRWKTTNEDVQGNGMETSERRKKIPAKILRWFPLKPRLQRLYMSSKVAESMRWHHESRLNDGSLRHPADSLAWKNFDARYPTFSLDPRNVRLGVASDGFNPFKTMSITHSTWPVILIPYNLPPWMCMKQPYFMLSLLIPGPKGPGNNIDIYLQPLVQELQELWDDGIETFDAYKKETFQLRAAMMWTINDFPAYANLSGWSTKGQYACPCCGIETTSQWLRHGKKFCYMGHRRWLSPKHKWRLNSRDFDGTRELRIPPKRLDGTDILRQIDECREKGLANGAQPWKKKSIFFTLPYWQYNVLRHNLDVMHIEKNVCDNIIGTLLNQEGKSKDNYKARADLVDMGIRSMLHPQPSPNITTTRLPRACYQMTNKEKESFLSILKNVKTPDECSSNIPRCVHVKQHKMFGLKSYDCHVLMQELLPVALRGSLPDKVTSVLVDLCNFFKQICSKVLNVEFLSQLESQIVITLCQLETIFPPSFFTVMMHLVIHLAHEAQVAGPVQYRWMYPIERFLLTLKSFVRNRAHPEGSIAEGFLANECLTFCSQYLSGVETRFNRPNRNDDEVSGRPLGIKKQQKLRLGKRKKVSRTKLDKKELAQAHRYVLSNCDAVAPFIEEHILHLKRQCRPRRLTQVEIDKQHGQKFIEWFKLRIQRMDEQKSSEVTHELRWLSRGPSEVVRRYTGYAINGFRFHTKKRERFLKTQNSGVVVKTKTSKDEINYYGAITDTLLLDYSGKYKFVLFKCD; via the exons ATGGATAGAGAATGGATGTGTGATCCATCCAAAAAAAGTGAAGAATATATTCGAGGAGTTAATGAATTTCTTGaatttgcttttcaaaattcaCAAATCAATGGAAAAATAATGTGCCCTTGTACAAAATGTGCCAATTGCCACTCTTATTCTCGCGTATGTGTTTATGAACACTTAACAGATCCACATCGTGGATTTCTTAGAGGCTATAGACAATGGATATATCATGGTGAAAAACCTAGAACTTCAAGTAGCGCTACTAAACAAAATGTAGAAATGGAGCATGACATGGATGGATTAGTTCATGATGTATTTGGAGTTCATTCTACAGAAGAGCCAATTTGTGGTGAAGGTGAAAGGATTCCCGAAGTTAGagaaaactctaaattttaCGAATTTGTAAAGGAGAATGAGCAAATGCTTTACCCCAACTGTAAGAAGTATAGCAAGCTATCATTTATGGTACATTTGTATCATTTAAAGTGTCTTCATGGGTGGAGTGACAAGTCATTCTCCATGTTGCTTGATTTACTAAGAGATGCTTTACCAGAAGAAAATGTTTTGCCAAAGTCATATTATGAAACTAAAAAGATTGTTTCAGGATTAGGTTTGGGGTATGAGAAGATCCATGCTTGTCCCAATGATTGCATATTATATTGGGATAAATATGCCAAATATGAAGTATGTCCAAAGTGTAGTACGTCAAGGTGGAAAACAACAAATGAAGACGTACAAGGTAATGGAATGGAGACTTCTGAGAGGCGAAAGAAGATACCAGCAAAGATCCTTCGATGGTTTCCATTGAAACCAAGGTTGCAAAGGTTATACATGTCCTCCAAAGTTGCAGAATCAATGAGATGGCACCATGAGAGTAGATTGAATGATGGTTCTCTTAGGCATCCAGCTGATTCCCTTGCTTGGAAGAATTTTGACGCTCGATATCCAACATTTTCGTTAGATCCTCGTAATGTTCGATTAGGAGTGGCTTCAGATGGTTTCAATCCTTTCAAGACTATGAGTATTACTCATAGCACTTGGCCTGTCATTCTAattccttacaatcttcctccttgGATGTGCATGAAACAACCATACTTCATGTTATCACTATTAATTCCGGGTCCAAAAGGTCCTGGAAATAACATTGACATTTATCTGCAACCTTTAGTACAAGAGTTGCAAGAGTTATGGGATGATGGAATTGAAACATTTGATGCCTATAAGAAAGAGACATTTCAACTTCGTGCAGCTATGATGTGGACTATTAATGACTTTCCAGCATATGCTAACTTGTCTGGATGGAGTACTAAAGGTCAATATGCATGTCCATGTTGTGGTATTGAAACTACCTCGCAGTGGTTACGTCATGGTAAAAAATTTTGCTACATGGGTCATCGTCGTTGGTTATCTCCCAAACATAAGTGGAGATTGAATAGTAGGGATTTTGATGGAACACGAGAGCTAAGGATCCCTCCTAAAAGACTTGATGGGACtgatattttaagacaaataGATGAATGTAGAGAAAAAGGTCTAGCAAATGGAGCACAACCTTGGAAAAAGAAGAGCATTTTCTTCACATTGCCTTATTGGCAATATAATGTATTGCGTCATAATCTTGATGTGATGCACATTGAAAAGAACGTATGTGACAACATTATTGGTACATTGTTAAACCAAGAGGGAAAATCCAAAGATAATTATAAGGCACGAGCTGATCTTGTAGATATGGGCATAAGAAGTATGCTCCATCCTCAACCAAGTCCTAATATAACTACAACGCGTTTGCCTAGAGCATGCTATCAAATGACTAACAAAGAAAAGGAATCTTTCCTAAGCATTCTCAAGAATgtaaaaactccagatgaatgTTCATCAAACATCCCACGTTGTGTGCATGTCAAGCAACACAAGATGTTTGGATTGAAAAGTTACGATTGTCATGTTTTGATGCAAGAGCTTCTTCCAGTAGCATTACGGGGTTCATTGCCAGATAAAGTCACTTCAGTGTTAGTTGATCTTTGCAATTTCTTCAAGCAAATTTGTTCTAAGGTACTTAATGTGGAATTTCTATCACAATTGGAGTCTCAAATAGTTATCACACTTTGTCAGTTGGAAACAATTtttcctccttcattttttaCTGTTATGATGCATTTGGTAATTCATTTGGCACACGAAGCCCAAGTTGCTGGACCGGTACAAtatcgatggatgtatccgattgAGAG GTTTCTTCTTACTCTTAAGTCCTTTGTACGTAATAGAGCCCATCCAGAAGGATCAATTGCAGAGGGATTTTTGGCCAATGAATGTTTGACGTTTTGTTCGCAATATCTATCTGGGGTAGAAACTAGGTTCAATAGACCTAACAGAAATGACGATGAAGTCTCTGGAAGGCCATTAGGgataaagaaacaacaaaagttACGATTAGGGAAGAGGAAGAAAGTGAGTAGAACTAAACTTGACAAGAAAGAGTTAGCACAGGCACATAGATATGTGCTTTCTAATTGTGATGCAGTTGCTCCATTTATAGA AGAACACATTTTACATCTTAAGAGACAGTGTCGACCACGACGATTGACACAAGTTGAAATTGACAAGCAACATGGTCAAAAATTTATTGAGTGGTTTAAACTCAGG ATCCAGCGTATGGATGAACAAAAGAGCTCAGAAGTTACTCATGAACTTAGATGGTTATCCCGTGGACCATCTGAGGTAGTAAGAAGATACACAGGTTATGCGATTAATGGTTTTAGATTCCACacaaagaagagagagagatttttgaaaacacaaaatAGTGGAGTTGTTGTAAAGACAAAGACCTCAAAAGATGAAATTAATTACTATGGGGCAATAACTGATACACTGCTGTTGGATTATTCTGGAAAgtacaagtttgtgttatttaaatgTGATTGA